A genomic window from Dama dama isolate Ldn47 chromosome 6, ASM3311817v1, whole genome shotgun sequence includes:
- the NICOL1 gene encoding NELL2-interacting cell ontogeny regulator 1, with protein sequence MAPPPPCGPPRSPPPRLLLLLLLLLLSAALLGAQAHAEPAAGSAVPAQSRPCVDCHAFEFMQRALQDLRKTAYSLDARTESLLLQAERRALCACWPAGH encoded by the exons ATGGCCCCCCCGCCGCCGTGCGGACCTCCGAGGTCGCCGCCGccgcggctgctgctgctgctgctgctgctgctgctgagcgcCGCGCTGCTGGGCGCCCAGGCCCACGCCGAGCCCGCCGCCGGGAGCGCCGTCCCCGCTCAGA GCCGCCCGTGCGTGGACTGCCACGCCTTCGAGTTCATGCAGCGCGCTCTGCAGGACCTGCGCAAGACGGCCTACAGCCTGGACGCGCGG ACGGAGAGCCTCCTGCTGCAGGCCGAGCGCCGGGCCCTGTGTGCCTGCTGGCCGGCCGGGCACTGA